TTTCGATTACATGTGCTGCACCAAGTAAAACTTTTAATATCGCGGGCATGCAAAGCTCTATTTTTATTATTGCGAATAGAGATGTGAAAGAAAAATATGAAGCCCTATTAACAGGATACGGTTTAATGCGTCCAAATGCTTTCGCCGTTGAAGGAACGATTGCTGCCTATTATAAGGGATTGCCATGGCTTCAAAAAGTAAGGGGTTATTTAGAAGAGAACCTTCAGTATGTATGTGCTTATTTAAATGAACATATTCCTGCTATTAAAGTGCTGAAACCTGAAGCGACTCATTTGATTTGGCTGGATTGCCGTGATCTTGGGATTCCGCATGAAGAGCTGCATACATTCTTTTTAGAAAATGCAAGAGTTCGGCTTGATGAAGGAATGAAATTCGGTAAAGGCGGGTATGGGTTTGAACGTATAAATATTGCATGTCCCCGTGAGGTCTTAACGGAAGCTTTACTTAGAATGAAAGCTGCTGTAAAAGGAAAAGAAGAAACCTGCTAATTTAGCTGGAATAAAAAATTTAAACACGATTAGGAGAACAGATTATGATTATCGAAGCCATCGCAGATTCACTTGAAGATGCAAAAACCGCACAAACTGCTGGTGCCGATCGGATAGAATTAGTCACTGGGTTGTTGGAAGGAGGGCTTACGCCAAGCTATGGCTTAATTAAAAGTGTCTGCAGCGAATTAACGATTCCAGTGAATGTGATGATTCGCCCGCATAGCCGCAGCTTTTGTTATACAGAAGAAGACTTGAATATTATGTTAGAAGATATTGAGATTTGCCGCAATTTAGGTGCTGCTGGAGTTGTGTTTGGTGTTCTAACGCAAGAGGAGAAAATAGATGAGGATAAGTTAAGTAAATTAATTCAAGCCTCAAAAGGGTTAGATATTACCTTCCACCGGGCGTTTGACGAGGTCGATCATCTGTTCACGGCTTTAGAAGTTCTTCAAAAATATCCTGAGATATCTAGAATCCTCACATCCGGCAGCAAGCAAAAAGCTACAGAAGCGGTCGAAGAGCTGGGACAGCTGGCTGACCTTTCGGCAGGGACTGGACTTTCCATTATGGCAGGATCAGGATTAACACCTCAAAACTTGCAGGCATTCTTAAAAAAGGTAAACGTGAGTGAGGTACATTTTGGTTCAGGAATCCGTTTTGAATCAAGCTATAACAACCCTATCGATCCCAATAAAATAAAAACAATCAGGAAAATCGTTTCATAAAGAGAGTCAAATAAAGTTTTTCAGAAATAGTTTAAGGTTCTTCCCTTGAGGTAGAATTCGCTTTTACGTCAGATATATTTGGCCCCAAAATATTCAGCCATCAGTGAAAAGGCTGCAGGTATTAATTAAATCCTGCAGCCTTTTGTCTATGAAATTTTTTTCAATGGAATCATTGTTTCAGATTGCTTTGGCTGTTTTTTTCGATAAACGAATTTAGATAAGCTCACACTGATTTCATATAAAACGAATAACGGTACAATAACAAGTATGTCTGAAATAAGATCAGGGGGGGTTATGAAAATAGCGATCAGTGTAAGTAAAAAGTAAGAAATCTTTCTTGCTTTAGAGAGCAGCATCGGATTAATGACGCCAATTGAGGTAAGAAACATAGCTATTAAAGGGATTTCAAATAGCAATCCAAACGGGAGTGTCAGATTGATCATAAATTTAAAGTACTTTTCTGCAGTAAACATGGTTTCAAAATGTCCTTCTGATAAAGAGATTAAAAAATTAAGGACAAGCGGATAGACGATAAAATAACCGAATGATAGACCTGCAGCAAATAAAGTAAACAAC
The window above is part of the Metabacillus dongyingensis genome. Proteins encoded here:
- the tatC gene encoding twin-arginine translocase subunit TatC; translated protein: MNNKELSFVNHLGELRKRLIYVLVAFAVFLFGSFLYVQEIYEWLVRDLGHDLAVLGPSEILWVYFTIAGVIAIALTIPIAAYQTWLFVKPALTDKEWKTALAYIPGLFTLFAAGLSFGYFIVYPLVLNFLISLSEGHFETMFTAEKYFKFMINLTLPFGLLFEIPLIAMFLTSIGVINPMLLSKARKISYFLLTLIAIFITPPDLISDILVIVPLFVLYEISVSLSKFVYRKKQPKQSETMIPLKKIS
- a CDS encoding copper homeostasis protein CutC, which produces MIIEAIADSLEDAKTAQTAGADRIELVTGLLEGGLTPSYGLIKSVCSELTIPVNVMIRPHSRSFCYTEEDLNIMLEDIEICRNLGAAGVVFGVLTQEEKIDEDKLSKLIQASKGLDITFHRAFDEVDHLFTALEVLQKYPEISRILTSGSKQKATEAVEELGQLADLSAGTGLSIMAGSGLTPQNLQAFLKKVNVSEVHFGSGIRFESSYNNPIDPNKIKTIRKIVS